The genomic window ATCATAACGCTAATCGAGCATTTTCCCAGACAGTTTAATGCATTCAGGGGGAACTAGTACACCAAATTTTATATTGATATAATCTAAATTACTAAGATGTAAGTTATAGTCATCAATACCTAGAGATACTAAGACTGTTTAGTGGTTGTATTACTTAATTCATGACGATCGCATTAGCCCCAGTGTTTGATATGTTACATCTATTCACTCTTAAACCCGTCTTCTTCGCCCTAGCCCTAGATACCATCTTTTCTACCCAAGGTATCATGGTGCTGCTGTTAGTGGCTTACGCTGGGGCAATGTGGATGTTTCTCACTAGCGCACCGAAAGTCCACACCGTGATGGTTTCCGATTTGAATGTCGCGCAGCAGTTTTATGAAGGATTGTTGAATTTACCTGCTGCTGATGTGCCTTTGCACTATTACTACAATTACGAACAGACTTTAGGCACCGCTAGCATCGATCCTTTGTATATGTCTAGCGCTATGACCACTTCTACCATTAAAGGAGCAAATGGGGCTGGGGGTTTGTGGTATCAACTCAA from Merismopedia glauca CCAP 1448/3 includes these protein-coding regions:
- a CDS encoding glyoxalase-like domain protein gives rise to the protein MLHLFTLKPVFFALALDTIFSTQGIMVLLLVAYAGAMWMFLTSAPKVHTVMVSDLNVAQQFYEGLLNLPAADVPLHYYYNYEQTLGTASIDPLYMSSAMTTSTIKGANGAGGLWYQLKKNTQLHIISGANFGDSDRERHVCFDAECLEQLLMRVQIQGLKHKIRREKPLNFLVKDLEGRVIEMAEVAN